A single Candidatus Tectomicrobia bacterium DNA region contains:
- a CDS encoding DinB family protein has product MTPAERFDQAIEIILADRRGLIGFLGAFSEGQARWKPPDGEWSILEGLEHVMREEWSFRANFLAGLREAEATGVWDNAPDPVVKYGWEAMRRREQGPSMAPAHLHPAGEGTWEGMKAALWPDRMATREVLLPYRARDLGRLIIFMSKRLGHLNGYDRIVYCGIHDYLHQDQMARVAGQPGFPRK; this is encoded by the coding sequence GTGACCCCGGCGGAGCGCTTCGACCAGGCGATCGAGATCATCCTCGCCGACAGGCGCGGCCTCATCGGCTTCCTGGGGGCGTTCTCCGAGGGGCAGGCGCGCTGGAAGCCGCCGGACGGGGAGTGGTCCATCCTGGAGGGCCTCGAGCACGTCATGCGGGAGGAGTGGTCCTTCCGGGCGAACTTCCTGGCCGGCCTCCGGGAGGCCGAGGCCACGGGGGTGTGGGACAACGCCCCCGATCCGGTGGTGAAGTACGGCTGGGAGGCCATGCGGCGCCGGGAGCAGGGGCCGTCGATGGCCCCCGCCCACCTCCACCCGGCGGGGGAGGGAACCTGGGAGGGGATGAAGGCGGCGCTCTGGCCCGACCGCATGGCCACCCGGGAGGTCCTGCTGCCCTACCGTGCCCGCGACCTCGGCCGCCTCATCATTTTCATGAGCAAGCGGCTCGGCCACCTGAACGGCTACGACCGCATTGTGTATTGCGGAATTCACGATTACCTGCACCAGGACCAGATGGCGCGCGTGGCGGGCCAGCCGGGTTTCCCTCGGAAATAG